From Chitinophagales bacterium, the proteins below share one genomic window:
- a CDS encoding HAD family hydrolase — MKTLSIDHSWSLFLDRDGVINKKIEGDYVRNIHQFEWLPKIIGSIVFLSSLFRRTFIVSNQQGIGKGLMSDEDVSTIHEYILAEIIKNGGRVDKIYFAPQLKSENSVFRKPNIGMALQAKQDYPEISLTKSVMVGDSMSDMEFGKRAGMKTILLNPLKKFSPESNVDYCFMELSEFADFLRLQ, encoded by the coding sequence ATGAAGACTTTATCTATTGATCATTCGTGGTCTTTATTTCTGGATAGGGACGGTGTTATCAACAAAAAAATAGAGGGAGATTACGTAAGGAATATTCACCAGTTTGAATGGCTGCCTAAAATAATTGGTTCAATTGTTTTTCTTTCGTCCTTATTCAGAAGAACCTTTATTGTTTCAAATCAGCAGGGAATTGGAAAGGGATTAATGTCTGATGAAGACGTTAGTACTATTCATGAATATATTCTGGCGGAAATAATAAAAAATGGTGGGAGAGTGGATAAAATTTATTTCGCGCCACAATTAAAATCTGAGAATTCTGTGTTCAGAAAACCAAACATCGGTATGGCTTTACAGGCAAAGCAGGATTACCCAGAAATAAGCCTTACAAAAAGTGTAATGGTAGGCGATAGCATGAGCGATATGGAATTTGGAAAACGGGCGGGAATGAAGACAATATTACTTAATCCGTTAAAAAAATTTTCTCCGGAATCAAACGTTGATTATTGTTTTATGGAACTGAGCGAATTTGCAGACTTTTTAAGGTTGCAATAA
- a CDS encoding NTP transferase domain-containing protein translates to MITTAIILAGGFGTRLQTVVKDIPKPMAPVNGKPFLSFLLNSLEQQAIDQCILSVGYKWKVIYDYFGSQFNSIKLTYCVEEAPLGTGGAIFKASHTFKEEEFFVLNGDTFFAADLHNLNTLHCQQKTLLSLVLKPMVNFDRYGVVVTNAENKIISFEEKRYYEKGEVNGGIYIMNRKIFEQIKLQEKFSFEKDLMERYYSQMDFYGFPFNDYFIDIGIPEDYQRCQKELSLFF, encoded by the coding sequence ATGATAACTACTGCTATAATTCTTGCCGGTGGCTTTGGGACCAGGCTTCAAACTGTTGTAAAAGACATTCCAAAACCGATGGCTCCGGTAAATGGGAAACCCTTTTTGAGTTTTCTTTTAAACAGCCTGGAACAGCAGGCAATAGACCAATGCATATTATCGGTTGGTTATAAATGGAAAGTCATTTACGATTATTTCGGATCTCAATTTAATTCTATAAAGCTTACTTATTGTGTAGAAGAAGCACCGCTGGGTACAGGTGGGGCCATCTTTAAAGCATCTCACACATTTAAAGAGGAAGAATTTTTTGTTTTGAACGGTGATACATTTTTCGCCGCTGACCTCCATAACCTGAATACTCTCCATTGTCAACAAAAGACTTTACTTTCCCTTGTGTTAAAGCCAATGGTAAACTTCGATCGCTATGGTGTAGTAGTAACCAATGCAGAGAATAAGATCATTTCGTTTGAAGAAAAGCGCTATTATGAGAAAGGAGAAGTAAACGGAGGCATTTACATTATGAACCGTAAAATTTTTGAACAAATTAAGCTGCAGGAAAAATTTTCGTTTGAAAAAGATTTAATGGAAAGGTATTATTCTCAAATGGATTTTTATGGATTTCCGTTTAATGATTACTTCATTGATATTGGAATTCCTGAAGATTACCAGCGTTGTCAGAAAGAACTTTCACTTTTTTTCTGA